Proteins encoded by one window of Teretinema zuelzerae:
- a CDS encoding glycine hydroxymethyltransferase produces MNQSPLNAYLSAVPADKVNPAFVSYIANLQQVASVGPEIAASVVKELEAQRSHLKLIASENYCSLPTQAAMGNLLTDKYAEGYPAHRYYGGCDNIDDIETVACEEAKALFGAEHAYVQPHSGADANMVAYWAILSAKIEAPVLESLGETNLSNLTDAQWADLRIKLGNQRLLGLDYYSGGHLTHGYRQNVSARMFEAHSYTVSKETGLLDYDAIEKQAMELKPLILLAGYSAYPRAINFRRFKEIADKCGAVLMVDMAHFAGLVAGKVFTGDEDPVKWADVVTTTTHKTLRGPRGALVLCKAPFADYVNKGCPLVLGGPLPHMMAAKAIAFKEARTASYQEYAAKVRSNARALAAELVKLGMTLQTGGTDNHLMLINVAGFGLTGRQAEAAMSECGITLNRNSLPFDPNGAWWTSGLRIGTPAVTTLGMGEAEMKEIARIIALVLKNAKPGLTDKGAVSKGKVVVAPSAIAEAQSAVNALLGKFVLYPELDLDFLKKHFQ; encoded by the coding sequence ATGAATCAATCGCCTCTTAACGCCTATCTTTCTGCCGTTCCGGCCGACAAGGTAAATCCTGCCTTCGTGTCTTACATCGCCAACCTTCAGCAGGTAGCTTCCGTCGGTCCCGAGATCGCCGCCTCCGTGGTGAAAGAGCTCGAAGCCCAGCGGAGCCACCTCAAACTCATCGCGAGCGAAAACTATTGCTCCCTGCCTACACAGGCCGCGATGGGCAACCTCCTGACCGATAAGTACGCGGAAGGATATCCCGCCCACCGCTATTACGGCGGCTGCGATAATATCGACGACATCGAAACCGTCGCCTGCGAAGAGGCAAAAGCTCTCTTCGGCGCGGAACATGCCTACGTGCAGCCTCATTCCGGAGCCGACGCGAACATGGTAGCTTACTGGGCTATCCTGTCTGCGAAGATCGAAGCCCCCGTGCTCGAAAGCCTCGGCGAAACCAATCTTTCCAATCTGACAGACGCCCAATGGGCCGATCTCCGGATCAAGCTCGGAAATCAGCGCCTCCTCGGCCTCGATTACTATTCGGGCGGCCACCTGACCCACGGCTACCGCCAGAATGTTTCGGCGCGCATGTTCGAAGCGCACTCCTATACTGTTTCGAAGGAAACGGGGCTTCTCGACTACGACGCAATCGAAAAGCAGGCGATGGAGCTCAAGCCCCTGATTTTGCTGGCCGGTTATTCAGCCTATCCCCGAGCCATCAATTTCCGCCGCTTCAAGGAAATCGCCGACAAGTGCGGCGCCGTTCTGATGGTGGACATGGCTCACTTCGCCGGTCTCGTCGCGGGAAAGGTCTTCACCGGAGACGAAGATCCCGTCAAGTGGGCGGACGTAGTTACTACCACCACCCACAAGACACTTCGCGGCCCCCGCGGAGCCCTCGTTCTCTGCAAGGCTCCCTTCGCCGACTACGTGAACAAGGGATGCCCGCTCGTGTTGGGCGGACCTCTTCCCCACATGATGGCCGCGAAGGCGATCGCCTTCAAGGAAGCTCGCACCGCTTCCTACCAGGAGTACGCGGCGAAGGTCCGCTCGAACGCTCGCGCTCTCGCGGCGGAACTGGTGAAGCTGGGAATGACGCTCCAAACCGGCGGAACGGACAACCATCTCATGCTTATCAACGTAGCCGGCTTCGGTCTCACCGGACGGCAGGCGGAAGCGGCGATGAGCGAATGCGGCATTACGCTCAACCGCAACTCCCTTCCCTTCGATCCGAACGGAGCGTGGTGGACGAGCGGACTTCGCATCGGAACCCCCGCAGTCACCACCCTGGGCATGGGCGAAGCGGAAATGAAGGAAATCGCCCGAATCATCGCGCTTGTCCTGAAAAACGCGAAACCCGGCCTTACCGATAAGGGCGCGGTCAGCAAGGGAAAGGTCGTCGTAGCTCCTTCCGCGATCGCCGAAGCCCAGTCCGCGGTCAATGCCCTGCTCGGAAAGTTCGTCCTGTATCCCGAACTTGATCTGGACTTCCTCAAAAAACACTTTCAATAA
- a CDS encoding NifB/NifX family molybdenum-iron cluster-binding protein, producing MARPCSTRIISRFKNSVGQKDGRLRPPGSVIPMTLDELEALKLADIEGLYQEAAARKMGVSRQTFGRIIASARKKNAQALVTGAGIRIEGGAVRVRSQGETLMKIAVPLAGSAVDNHFGHCAEYAVYTVEDSKIVQEERLPSLQGCGCKSGIAPILAQNGISVMIAGNIGNGAINVLASNGIKTIKGASGEARAAAEAWLSGNLDDSGSTCSGHGEDHVCSH from the coding sequence ATGGCCAGACCCTGTTCTACCAGAATTATCAGCCGCTTCAAAAACTCCGTCGGACAAAAAGACGGACGGCTTCGGCCGCCCGGAAGCGTTATACCCATGACGCTGGACGAGCTTGAAGCGTTGAAGCTTGCGGATATCGAAGGACTGTATCAGGAAGCCGCCGCCCGTAAAATGGGAGTATCCAGACAAACGTTCGGAAGGATCATTGCTTCCGCGCGCAAAAAAAACGCTCAGGCCCTGGTAACGGGAGCCGGCATTCGCATCGAAGGCGGCGCCGTCCGCGTACGATCGCAAGGAGAAACGCTTATGAAAATCGCAGTACCGCTGGCCGGATCAGCCGTGGACAATCACTTCGGACATTGCGCCGAATACGCCGTCTACACAGTGGAAGATTCGAAAATCGTGCAGGAAGAACGGCTTCCCTCGCTGCAGGGGTGCGGATGCAAATCCGGGATCGCGCCGATTCTCGCGCAGAACGGAATATCGGTGATGATAGCGGGGAACATCGGCAACGGAGCCATCAATGTGCTGGCTTCCAACGGAATCAAGACCATCAAGGGCGCTTCGGGGGAGGCGCGCGCGGCCGCCGAAGCATGGCTTTCCGGCAACCTCGACGACTCCGGCTCAACCTGCTCGGGCCACGGCGAAGACCACGTCTGCTCGCACTAG